Part of the bacterium HR17 genome, TTTCGTGCATTACATGAACGCAATACGCCGCAACGCCACTTTCGTCACTAACAACCCCAAAATCCTCGCCGATAAAAGGAAACTGCAAAAACGCTTTGGCGGCAAAATCATCAGTGGCGACCAGCTTCAAAGGAAAAGCGGTGAGCAAGCAAAAGCCGCTCTGGACGAATTCATGAGCGAACTTCTGGGACGCCAAAGACCTGCTTAAACGGAGCAGAGGTGAGGGTTAATGAGCCGTCGCCTTCCCAATATCTCATTGCAGCGTGGCTACAGGGTATTGACAGCAGAACAAGCACGGCAAATTGCGACTGAATGGCTCAAGGTGGGTCGCTTGGAAAACGCTGTTGCTTTGGGTTTACCTGAAATTGATGACCGCTATCACATTTGGCGAGTTCCACTGCTCAACAAAGCAACGGGTGAACTTATCGGTGAAGTCGCTATTGACACTTTTACTTCCCTCGTCTTTGAAAATCGCTCGACACGCTTTGAGGTCCTTGAAATGAGGCTTTTGGGTCGGACTGAGGAAGCGTTGAAGGTAAACCAAGAGCCTAAACGATATGTGCTTTCATCCCTGCGCAATATCGTCGCTTTAGGAGATTGCGAAGAAGTTTTATCAAATCTACCTGCCCAATCTGTGGATTTAGTGTTCACCTCGCCGCCTTACTACAATGCTCGCCCAGAATACAGCGAGTTTGTCAGTTATGAGGACTACCTTGAAAAGATGCGGCGCGTCATTCGTCAGGTTCACCGAGTTTTGAATGAGGGAAGGTTTTTTGTCATAAATGTCGCACCCGTGCTTATCCGCCGTCCCAACCGTCAAGGTCAGTCCAAACGGTTGGCTGTGCCTTTTGATTTACATCGCATCTTTGTTGAGGAAGGCTATGATTTCATTGATGACATCATCTGGGTCAAGCCTGAAGGAGCAGGTTGGGCTGTCGGACGCGGACGCCGTTTCGCTGCCGATAGAACACCGCTACAATACAAGCCTGTTCCCGTGACCGAATATATTCTCGTTTACCGCAAACACACCGACAAGTTGATTGACTGGAACATCCGCACTTACCCAGACCAAGAGGCAGTGAGGCAATCCAAAATACTTGGTGATTACGACCGCACGAATGTGTGGTATATCCAACCAGCATACCACCCTGAACACCCCGCCGTGTTCCCATTAGAGTTAGCCGAGAAAGTTATCCGTTACTACTCTTTCAAGGGCGATGTGGTTTTAGATCCATTCGCTGGCGTTGGAACGACGGGCAAGGCTGCATGGAAGTTGGGGCGTAGGTTTGTGCTTATTGAGAAAGAACCCCGTTATGTGGACATCATTCGTAGAGAAATCGTCTCATGGATGGGCAAGAAATCGTTGGATGTTCTGTATCTTAATTGTGACCCACCAATGCTTGATCAAGGACTGCTCTTTGAGCGAGGAGATAAGTATGACTCGGAAAGTTAAACGAGGGACGATCGGTCAACTGATGCCGTCAGTGCTCAAAAATCTCTTGGAAGCGCGTGGCGTTAAGTTCGTTCAACAGATTGGCACCGATGTCTTGCGACAAGTTGTCTTTGATGTCATGTGCGGGCGTAACCTTAGAGACGCAACGGAAATGTTAACAAGAAAACACATTGCTCTGGTTAACGCTGCTTTGGTGGTCCTCTTCATGCAGGGGCTAAAATACCGTTCAGATTTCGTTTCTCGCCTTGCTGACATCGTTAATGACGAATTGCAACAAAAGCACTCCAAAACAGAGAGATGGGTGCTACAGTGGCTTTTAGGATTGACGGACAAAGCAGCGCAAAATATTTTGCGGGATGACCTCATCGCATTGGAGACATACAAAGAACAATACATGAGGGTTTGTCAAGAGGTCGTAGCAGAATGCGAGCGTAACTTTGGAACACTCAAAGGCGCTTTGGAAATTAGCAGCGGTGAGTGGGCACATATTAACTGGGAGTTTCTGTATTACCTGCTCAATGCCGTTGGTGCTGGCACATTGGCAATTCGCGGCTCTGAGAATCAGTATATGGCAAACTTTTTGAACGGCTCATTTTAGGCTCTGCACTGAGTGTCTTGGGATTCAAGTTTGTTTCACCAAAAAGTTTTCAAGAACAAGAGCGAGTGTTTTGGTTGTCCTCCCGCTCCGAAAGGCGTGAAAGCGACGCAACAGCGCTTATTCGCCTCGGCGTCGCCGTTCGGTTTGATATTGGCTTTATCGGGAGAGGCAATCCAGAAATCACCCTTGACAAACTAACACGCTTTGAGCGAGAAGTAGAGATAGGACCACGAAAATGGTTTGTTGCCAGTTTCATCATAGTTGACCGCATCGGCAAAGGAAGTCGTATCCCGCAAATCGCCGAGCAAGTTGGCGCAACAGTTATCCAAATGAGCCTAAGTTATTGGGTTCGCCTTTTGGCGCAAGAACTTGAGAGGCAAACTGGTTACCAAAATGAGTTAGCCCATATGCCTGATGAAGACATAAAGGACTACCTTCGGCTCAAACTCGCAGAAGTTCCGATAGAGCAATTCGTGACGGTTAAATAGTGAGCCAACGCCTACTCATTTGAAACGCTTTTCTCGCTTCGCTTCTCTTCTGCAATCTCTTCCGCCAAGGACACCAGTGCTTCCACGATGTCGCCTTCGTGGATGGTTTTGACGACTTCGCCCTTGACGAATAATGCTGCTTTGCCTCGTCCCGCTGCAATTCCCAAATCGGCGATGCGCGCTTCACCCGGACCGTTTACGACACATCCCATCACAGCAATGTCAAGAGGTTCTGAAATATGTCCCACTCGGGCTTTGACTTGCTCCACCAGTTCAAACAGATCCACTTCACATCGTCCACAGGATGGGCAAGCGATGATTCGGACACCTTCACGGCGCAACCCCAACGCCCGCAAAATCATCTTCGCTGCCTTGACTTCCTCAACGGGGTCTGTCGCTAACGAAACGCGGATGGTGTCACCGACACCGTGAGCCAAAACGGCGCCGATGCCGATCGCCGACCAGACGATACCCTCTGGTGGCGGTCCCGCTTCGGTGACCCCGACATGGGTCGGGTAAGGAAACTTCTGTGCGAACAGCAGGTAGGCTTTGACGGTGTCCATGACATCGGAGGATTTGAGGGAAACGACGATGTCCTCAAAACCCCACTCTTCCAGAAGGGCAATTTCCTTCGCTGCACTCTC contains:
- the dpnA_3 gene encoding Modification methylase DpnIIB, whose translation is MSRRLPNISLQRGYRVLTAEQARQIATEWLKVGRLENAVALGLPEIDDRYHIWRVPLLNKATGELIGEVAIDTFTSLVFENRSTRFEVLEMRLLGRTEEALKVNQEPKRYVLSSLRNIVALGDCEEVLSNLPAQSVDLVFTSPPYYNARPEYSEFVSYEDYLEKMRRVIRQVHRVLNEGRFFVINVAPVLIRRPNRQGQSKRLAVPFDLHRIFVEEGYDFIDDIIWVKPEGAGWAVGRGRRFAADRTPLQYKPVPVTEYILVYRKHTDKLIDWNIRTYPDQEAVRQSKILGDYDRTNVWYIQPAYHPEHPAVFPLELAEKVIRYYSFKGDVVLDPFAGVGTTGKAAWKLGRRFVLIEKEPRYVDIIRREIVSWMGKKSLDVLYLNCDPPMLDQGLLFERGDKYDSES
- the ispG gene encoding 4-hydroxy-3-methylbut-2-en-1-yl diphosphate synthase (flavodoxin) gives rise to the protein MAKWTPLFCGDGKFYTREQTRPVKVGRVQIGGGAPVSIQSMTTTKTEDVDATVAQIHRLEEAGCEIVRVAVPNEKAARALKHIREQINIPLVADIHFDYRMALLAIEAGVDKIRWNPGNIRDKHKVEMIVKACKERGIPIRIGVNAGSLDPDLLMKYGGPTPEAMVESAAKEIALLEEWGFEDIVVSLKSSDVMDTVKAYLLFAQKFPYPTHVGVTEAGPPPEGIVWSAIGIGAVLAHGVGDTIRVSLATDPVEEVKAAKMILRALGLRREGVRIIACPSCGRCEVDLFELVEQVKARVGHISEPLDIAVMGCVVNGPGEARIADLGIAAGRGKAALFVKGEVVKTIHEGDIVEALVSLAEEIAEEKRSEKSVSNE